One window from the genome of Buchnera aphidicola (Macrosiphoniella sanborni) encodes:
- the rpmE gene encoding 50S ribosomal protein L31 codes for MKKKIHPDYTKVTATCSCGNIIEIFSTINHNLNLDICAKCHPFYTGKQRVVDTGGRVERFKKRFKM; via the coding sequence ATGAAAAAAAAAATTCATCCTGATTATACTAAAGTAACAGCTACTTGTTCTTGTGGAAATATCATTGAAATTTTTTCTACTATTAATCATAATCTAAATTTAGATATATGTGCAAAATGTCATCCTTTTTACACAGGAAAGCAAAGAGTTGTCGATACAGGAGGTCGTGTTGAAAGATTTAAAAAACGTTTTAAAATGTAA
- a CDS encoding mannitol-1-phosphate 5-dehydrogenase, whose amino-acid sequence MKALHFGAGNIGRGFIGKTLSESGFEVIFADLNQDIVNAINNNKEYSVKTVSCNRYKITNIKNITAINVNDLDIFKKISSVDLITTAVGVNALNNLANIIAKGIILKVQNESVIPLNIIACENKIKASSFLKKEVLKILPIRYHNYLSECVGFIDCSIDTIIPLVNYNKCDLFVIAEEFKEWIVNIHQFKGTIPKIIDMQFSDNLNLFIERKLFTLNTGHAIAAYLGLIKKYRTIQEAIKDPKIRIIVQSAMQESGAILIKRYNLNQNDHLDYIKKIFFRFENSILSDCLERIARNPIQKLGKEERLIKPILDSIQYKLPYSHLSKGAAAALHYCNPNDLESIKISSLIKKIGIKKTLIKICSASLNEEGIYSIISSYNTIVKELKEIESYNFI is encoded by the coding sequence ATGAAAGCACTCCATTTTGGCGCAGGTAATATTGGACGTGGTTTTATTGGCAAAACGTTATCAGAATCTGGATTTGAAGTTATTTTTGCAGATCTTAATCAAGATATAGTAAATGCAATTAATAATAATAAAGAATATTCAGTTAAAACAGTAAGTTGTAATAGATATAAAATCACTAATATTAAAAATATAACTGCTATTAATGTAAATGATTTAGATATTTTTAAAAAAATCTCTTCAGTTGACTTAATTACAACAGCAGTAGGTGTGAATGCACTCAATAACCTTGCTAATATTATAGCAAAAGGAATAATATTAAAAGTGCAAAATGAATCAGTAATACCTTTAAATATTATTGCTTGTGAAAATAAAATAAAAGCAAGTTCTTTTTTAAAAAAAGAAGTTTTGAAAATATTACCTATAAGATATCATAATTATTTAAGTGAATGTGTAGGATTTATAGATTGTAGTATTGATACGATCATTCCGCTAGTTAATTATAATAAATGTGATTTATTTGTTATCGCAGAAGAATTTAAAGAATGGATTGTTAATATTCACCAATTTAAAGGTACAATACCAAAAATTATTGATATGCAATTCAGCGATAATTTAAATCTTTTTATAGAACGAAAACTATTTACATTAAATACTGGACATGCTATTGCAGCTTATCTTGGATTAATAAAAAAATACAGAACGATACAAGAAGCTATTAAAGATCCAAAAATACGTATTATTGTTCAGAGTGCTATGCAAGAAAGTGGTGCAATATTAATCAAACGTTATAATTTAAATCAAAATGATCACTTAGATTATATTAAAAAAATTTTTTTTCGTTTTGAAAATTCTATTTTATCAGATTGTTTAGAACGAATAGCACGTAACCCCATTCAAAAATTGGGAAAAGAAGAACGTTTAATTAAGCCTATTTTAGATAGTATTCAATATAAATTACCGTATTCTCATTTATCTAAAGGTGCAGCAGCAGCATTGCATTACTGTAATCCAAATGATTTAGAATCTATAAAAATTTCATCTTTAATAAAAAAAATAGGAATAAAAAAAACATTAATAAAAATTTGTAGTGCTAGTTTAAATGAAGAAGGAATATATTCTATTATTTCATCATACAATACAATTGTAAAAGAATTAAAAGAAATAGAATCATATAATTTTATATAA
- a CDS encoding PTS mannitol transporter subunit IICBA, which translates to MLISIKLKIQNFGQFLSSMIMPNISIFIAWGIMSALFVPLGWQPNKNLEQLLFPMVFYLLPILIGYTGGNLISSSRGGLVGAIATIGVITSTNMPMLLGGMIVGPLSGWIIKYFDKKIENKVKNGFEMLVNNFSIAIIGILLSIISFFTIGPFIQWLSHVLERLIKIIMYYHLLPFTSIIIEPAKIFFLNNAMNHGIFSPLGIQEASKNHMSIFFLIESNPGPGLGVLIAWFFFGKGDLRKSSGGAAIIEFLGGVHEIYFPYILIKPKLIISLILGGMSGIFLLVFLKGGLISIASPGSVLSILAMTPKGCYLANILAIFCSFLVSFISSALFLKFNFDLYKVEYKNNFNPLSLKNNLDHINFNGIKSIIVACDAGMGSSALGASILRKKIKKANLNYISVLNTAINLLPKKTDLVITHQNLTSRAQKYAPYAQHISLKNFLNNNFYDNLIEKLIKHTNTININQNIDHVRITDNDNKKQSFSLFQLTEKNILLNQYADSKEEAIKIVGKQLVTQGYVKENYIESMLEREKMSSTWLGESIALPHGTIESKDSVLKTGIIFCQFPKGVQFGEEIDEIAYLVIGIAAKNNEHIMVVSNITNALDNQKTIQKLSTTTSINEVLELLTIK; encoded by the coding sequence ATGTTAATATCAATTAAATTAAAAATACAGAATTTCGGTCAGTTTTTAAGTAGCATGATTATGCCTAATATCAGTATTTTTATTGCATGGGGGATAATGAGTGCTTTATTTGTTCCATTGGGATGGCAACCTAACAAAAATTTAGAGCAATTACTGTTTCCAATGGTTTTTTATCTTTTACCTATTTTAATTGGATATACTGGAGGAAATTTAATTTCTTCTTCTAGAGGAGGATTAGTTGGTGCTATAGCCACTATAGGAGTTATTACTAGTACTAATATGCCAATGTTATTAGGTGGAATGATTGTAGGACCTTTAAGTGGTTGGATTATAAAATATTTTGACAAAAAAATAGAAAATAAAGTTAAAAATGGTTTTGAAATGTTAGTAAATAATTTTTCTATTGCAATAATAGGAATATTGTTATCAATTATTTCATTTTTTACAATTGGACCATTTATTCAATGGTTATCTCATGTGCTAGAAAGATTAATAAAAATTATAATGTATTATCATTTATTACCTTTTACTTCTATTATTATAGAACCAGCTAAAATATTCTTTTTAAACAATGCGATGAATCATGGAATTTTTTCACCTTTAGGTATTCAAGAAGCATCTAAAAATCATATGTCTATATTTTTTTTAATCGAATCGAATCCTGGTCCAGGATTAGGTGTATTAATAGCATGGTTTTTTTTTGGAAAAGGCGATTTACGTAAATCTTCAGGAGGAGCTGCAATCATTGAATTTTTAGGAGGAGTACATGAAATTTATTTTCCTTACATTTTAATTAAACCAAAATTAATTATTTCTCTTATTTTAGGTGGAATGAGTGGTATTTTTTTGCTAGTTTTTCTAAAAGGTGGTTTAATTTCTATAGCATCACCAGGTTCTGTGTTATCTATTTTAGCTATGACTCCGAAAGGTTGTTATTTAGCTAATATTCTAGCTATTTTTTGTTCTTTTTTAGTTTCTTTTATCAGTTCTGCATTATTTTTAAAATTTAATTTTGATCTGTATAAAGTAGAGTATAAAAATAATTTTAATCCCTTATCTTTGAAAAATAATTTAGATCATATTAATTTTAATGGAATTAAAAGTATTATTGTCGCTTGTGATGCTGGTATGGGATCTAGTGCATTAGGTGCAAGTATTCTACGAAAAAAAATAAAAAAAGCTAATTTAAATTATATTTCTGTTTTAAATACAGCTATTAATTTATTACCAAAAAAAACAGATTTAGTTATTACACATCAAAATTTAACATCTCGTGCTCAAAAATATGCACCATATGCGCAGCATATCTCTTTAAAAAACTTTCTTAATAATAATTTTTATGATAATTTAATAGAAAAATTAATCAAACATACTAATACTATCAATATTAATCAAAATATTGATCATGTCCGTATTACAGATAATGATAATAAGAAACAATCATTTAGTTTATTCCAATTGACTGAAAAAAATATTTTACTCAATCAATATGCTGATAGTAAAGAAGAAGCTATTAAAATTGTTGGAAAACAACTTGTTACGCAAGGTTATGTTAAAGAGAATTATATTGAATCTATGTTAGAAAGAGAAAAAATGTCTTCTACTTGGCTTGGAGAATCAATAGCATTACCGCACGGAACAATTGAATCAAAAGATTCTGTTTTAAAAACAGGAATAATTTTTTGTCAATTTCCTAAAGGTGTTCAATTTGGAGAAGAAATAGATGAAATTGCTTATCTTGTTATTGGTATTGCGGCAAAAAATAACGAACATATTATGGTAGTAAGTAATATCACTAATGCTTTAGATAATCAAAAAACTATTCAAAAATTATCTACTACTACTAGTATAAATGAAGTTTTAGAATTATTAACTATTAAATAA
- the orn gene encoding oligoribonuclease, producing MKKNKNNLIWIDLEMTGLNPNIHRIIEIATLITDNHLNILAEGPVISISQKKEHIFHMDQWNKKTHTKNGLIESVKNSTYNERTAELETIIFLKKWVPIHSSPICGNSIAQDRKFLLHYMPELENFFHYRNIDVSTVKELFYRWNTTILKKFQKKNIHRALADTYESVAELNFYKQYFLKF from the coding sequence ATGAAAAAAAATAAAAATAATTTAATTTGGATTGATTTAGAAATGACTGGTTTAAATCCTAATATACATCGTATTATTGAAATTGCTACGTTAATCACAGATAATCATTTAAATATTCTCGCAGAAGGACCTGTTATTTCAATAAGTCAAAAAAAAGAACATATTTTTCATATGGATCAATGGAATAAAAAAACACATACAAAAAATGGATTAATAGAATCCGTAAAAAATAGTACATATAATGAAAGAACAGCAGAACTTGAAACTATAATATTTTTAAAAAAGTGGGTACCCATACACTCATCTCCTATTTGTGGAAACAGTATCGCTCAAGATCGTAAATTTTTACTTCATTATATGCCTGAATTAGAAAATTTTTTTCATTATAGAAACATAGATGTTAGTACAGTTAAAGAATTATTTTATAGATGGAATACAACAATCTTAAAAAAATTTCAAAAAAAAAACATACATAGAGCATTAGCAGATACTTATGAATCCGTTGCAGAATTGAATTTCTACAAACAATATTTTTTGAAATTTTAA
- the pgi gene encoding glucose-6-phosphate isomerase: MKNINFNNTKSYQYLQNHFEKIKNIHLKELFADDVNRFKKFSIIFQKDMLVDFSKNRITDETLMYLINLAKETDVKSAIKLMFSGAKINHTEDRSVLHVALRNRSNRPIIVNNKNIMLDINRLLKKMKNFSQDVIDGKWTGYTGKSISDVVNIGIGGSDLGPYMVSEALYPYKNHLNIHFVSNIDSSHLLKVLTKVNPEKTIFLIASKTFTTDETITNAYSAKKWFLNYSKNETTLDKHFFALSANIKNALNFGININNIFEFWDWVGGRFSLWSSAGLSIVLSIGFNNFEKFLDGACAMDNHFYNTDYSKNIPVLLSLISIWYSNFFGSETEAILPYDQYMHRFSAYFQQSNMESNGKSVNRNGKKISYQTGPIIWGEPGTNGQHAFYQLIHQGTKLIPCDFIAPIISHNDLDDHHIKLISNFLAQTQALAFGTTKDEAIKDLIFSQKSQKEINDILPFKICKGNQPTNSILIRKITPYNLGALIALYEHKIFVQGYILNIFSFDQWGVEIGKKISKNIYNDLKSNIYNKNYDSSTQGLINFYKFFSI, encoded by the coding sequence ATGAAAAATATTAATTTTAACAATACTAAATCGTATCAATATTTGCAAAATCATTTTGAAAAAATAAAAAATATTCATTTAAAAGAACTATTTGCTGATGATGTTAATCGATTCAAAAAATTTTCAATTATTTTTCAAAAAGATATGTTAGTTGATTTTTCAAAAAATAGGATTACTGATGAAACATTAATGTATTTAATAAATTTAGCTAAAGAAACTGATGTAAAATCTGCAATAAAATTAATGTTTTCTGGTGCGAAAATAAATCATACAGAAGATCGCTCTGTATTGCATGTAGCATTACGTAATAGATCCAATCGTCCTATAATAGTTAATAATAAAAATATTATGTTAGATATAAATCGTTTATTAAAAAAGATGAAAAATTTTTCACAAGACGTTATTGATGGAAAATGGACGGGTTATACAGGTAAATCTATTTCAGATGTTGTAAATATTGGTATTGGTGGATCTGATTTAGGACCGTATATGGTTAGTGAAGCACTTTATCCCTATAAAAATCATTTAAATATACATTTTGTTTCTAATATAGATAGTAGTCATCTTTTAAAAGTTTTAACAAAAGTCAATCCTGAAAAAACTATTTTTTTAATAGCTTCTAAAACATTTACAACTGATGAAACTATCACTAATGCATATAGTGCAAAAAAATGGTTTTTAAATTATTCAAAAAATGAAACGACTTTAGATAAACATTTTTTTGCTTTGTCAGCAAATATTAAAAATGCTTTAAATTTTGGAATTAATATAAATAATATTTTTGAATTTTGGGATTGGGTAGGTGGACGTTTTTCATTATGGTCTTCGGCTGGTTTATCGATTGTATTATCTATTGGATTTAATAATTTTGAAAAATTTTTAGATGGTGCTTGTGCTATGGATAATCATTTTTATAATACTGATTACAGCAAAAATATTCCAGTATTGTTATCTTTAATCAGTATTTGGTATAGTAATTTTTTTGGCTCTGAAACAGAAGCAATACTTCCATATGATCAATATATGCACCGTTTTTCAGCATATTTTCAACAATCTAATATGGAATCAAATGGTAAATCTGTTAATAGAAACGGAAAAAAAATATCTTATCAAACAGGTCCTATTATTTGGGGTGAGCCAGGAACAAATGGTCAACATGCATTTTATCAATTAATACATCAAGGTACTAAATTAATTCCTTGTGATTTTATCGCTCCGATTATATCACATAATGATTTAGATGATCATCATATTAAATTAATATCTAATTTTTTAGCTCAAACACAAGCATTAGCATTTGGAACAACTAAAGATGAAGCAATAAAAGATTTAATATTTTCTCAAAAAAGTCAAAAAGAAATTAATGATATTTTACCTTTTAAAATATGTAAAGGAAATCAACCAACAAATTCAATTTTAATAAGAAAAATTACTCCTTATAATTTAGGTGCATTAATTGCCTTATACGAACATAAAATTTTTGTTCAAGGTTATATATTGAATATTTTTAGTTTTGATCAATGGGGTGTGGAAATAGGAAAAAAAATATCTAAAAATATTTATAATGATTTAAAAAGTAATATTTATAATAAAAATTATGATTCTTCGACTCAAGGTCTTATTAATTTTTATAAATTTTTTAGTATATAA